A genomic window from Methanobacterium sp. BRmetb2 includes:
- a CDS encoding arsenite S-adenosylmethyltransferase: MKEKEIKEFVKDHYSKIAKKEESYCSCCSGGDLTIEQAKSAGYSLEELKSIPSDAVFGLGCGNPTALAEIKEGEVILDLGSGGGIDVFLAANKVGPKGKVIGVDMTHEMVQTATANAQNGKYENVEFKLGEIEKLPLEDNSIDVIISNCVINLTTDKLIAYKEAYRVLKNGGRILVADLVTNGNIPEELIKSFQAWSDCIGGALEKQKYLDIIKKAGFKNTEMLEQHYFTEPNLDERLIGKITSIQIKAVK; this comes from the coding sequence TTGAAGGAAAAAGAAATTAAAGAATTTGTTAAAGATCATTATTCTAAAATAGCCAAAAAAGAAGAATCCTACTGTTCATGTTGTTCTGGAGGAGATTTAACAATCGAACAGGCCAAATCTGCAGGATATTCTCTAGAAGAATTAAAAAGCATACCCAGTGATGCTGTATTCGGATTAGGATGTGGTAACCCCACTGCACTGGCAGAAATTAAAGAAGGAGAAGTTATTTTAGATCTTGGTTCTGGTGGAGGTATAGATGTTTTCCTTGCTGCTAATAAAGTAGGCCCAAAAGGCAAGGTCATTGGAGTGGATATGACCCATGAAATGGTTCAAACAGCCACCGCAAATGCACAAAACGGTAAATACGAAAATGTTGAATTTAAACTGGGAGAAATTGAAAAATTACCCCTTGAAGACAATTCAATAGATGTTATAATAAGTAACTGCGTGATAAATCTAACAACAGACAAATTAATCGCGTATAAAGAAGCTTATCGGGTTCTAAAAAATGGTGGACGTATTTTAGTTGCAGATCTGGTTACCAATGGTAACATTCCAGAAGAATTAATAAAAAGTTTCCAAGCCTGGTCTGATTGTATTGGTGGGGCTTTAGAAAAGCAAAAATACTTGGATATAATAAAAAAGGCAGGATTTAAAAATACGGAGATGTTAGAACAACATTACTTCACTGAACCTAATCTGGATGAAAGACTGATTGGAAAGATAACCAGCATCCAGATAAAAGCAGTTAAATGA
- a CDS encoding transcriptional regulator gives MKKCGVTSGCVPDPKQIKKLELILKKMPPEDKFEAIASKLKAISDPTRLRILYLLSDGELCVCEIIFALKKPQSTVSHHLNVLKNAGFLKGRKDGLWIHYKLKNPYIVDLIQEIVKIV, from the coding sequence ATGAAAAAATGTGGAGTAACCAGTGGATGCGTCCCTGATCCAAAACAAATAAAAAAGTTAGAATTAATTTTAAAAAAAATGCCACCAGAGGATAAATTTGAGGCTATAGCCAGTAAATTGAAGGCAATTTCTGATCCGACCCGACTGAGAATACTTTATCTTTTAAGCGATGGAGAGCTCTGCGTATGTGAAATAATATTCGCACTTAAAAAGCCCCAATCAACTGTATCACATCATTTAAATGTTCTAAAAAATGCAGGATTTTTAAAAGGGCGTAAAGATGGATTATGGATACATTATAAACTAAAAAATCCATATATAGTGGATTTAATTCAAGAGATAGTTAAAATTGTTTAG
- a CDS encoding molybdopterin molybdenumtransferase MoeA: protein MFLSELIPIKKALYLINKYSMSFKTEIISLEDANSRVLAVDVKSIHNSPPFDKSAMDGYAIKAENTFGYSETNPADFVVIDQIGAGEKSSMEINHREAVKIATGAPIPEGADAVVMEEYTNFFDNKLEVAATLTPGENVSVKGEDIKQGEIVLKRGRILRPQDLGIIASAGYAKIEVYKKPVITVITTGNELVKPKNSLEGAQIINSNHYTLKALVESALATPKMVHCGDDLELMSNHLENAVNKSDAVITTGGTAISKGDVVVDAVAALGDVIVHGVAVRPGKPFGYGIIHEKPVFMLSGYPVAAIVQYDIFVRNFLLKMQNISREPQRIKKVAAKKIPSTLGRTDFIRAKTDNNKVYPIMTKGSGVIRSMVDSNSYIYIKENVEGIPEGEECEVLLYDSFKV from the coding sequence ATGTTTTTATCTGAACTTATACCAATTAAAAAGGCTTTATATTTGATAAATAAGTATTCTATGTCATTTAAAACAGAAATTATATCGTTAGAAGATGCCAATAGTAGAGTATTGGCAGTTGACGTAAAATCAATACATAACTCTCCTCCTTTTGATAAATCGGCTATGGATGGTTATGCCATAAAAGCTGAGAATACTTTTGGATATTCTGAAACAAATCCCGCAGATTTTGTAGTTATCGATCAAATCGGGGCCGGTGAAAAATCTTCAATGGAAATTAATCACAGAGAAGCGGTTAAAATTGCAACAGGCGCCCCTATTCCAGAAGGGGCTGATGCAGTTGTTATGGAAGAGTACACTAACTTTTTTGATAATAAATTAGAAGTTGCGGCCACTCTAACTCCTGGTGAAAATGTTTCAGTTAAGGGTGAAGATATAAAACAGGGTGAAATTGTTTTAAAAAGGGGAAGAATTTTAAGGCCTCAAGACTTGGGGATTATTGCCTCTGCAGGTTATGCTAAAATTGAAGTATATAAAAAACCAGTTATAACAGTTATAACCACTGGTAATGAACTGGTAAAACCCAAAAACAGTCTTGAAGGGGCACAAATAATAAATTCTAACCATTATACTCTAAAAGCACTGGTAGAAAGTGCACTGGCAACACCAAAAATGGTTCACTGTGGCGATGATCTGGAATTGATGTCTAATCACCTAGAAAATGCAGTAAATAAATCTGATGCAGTTATAACTACTGGAGGAACTGCTATTAGTAAGGGAGATGTGGTTGTAGATGCAGTAGCTGCTTTGGGTGATGTTATTGTTCATGGAGTTGCAGTAAGGCCGGGAAAACCTTTTGGATATGGGATTATCCATGAAAAACCAGTATTTATGCTTTCAGGATATCCTGTGGCAGCCATAGTTCAATACGATATTTTTGTTAGAAATTTTTTACTTAAAATGCAGAATATATCTAGAGAACCTCAAAGAATAAAAAAAGTTGCAGCCAAGAAAATTCCTTCAACATTAGGGCGCACAGATTTTATTAGGGCAAAGACAGATAATAACAAAGTTTATCCTATTATGACCAAAGGATCAGGAGTCATAAGATCCATGGTCGATTCCAACTCATATATTTACATCAAAGAAAATGTGGAGGGAATACCCGAAGGAGAGGAGTGCGAAGTTTTGCTTTATGACTCATTTAAAGTTTAA
- a CDS encoding sulfur reduction protein DsrE → MNEKKTLTIILTEGPYRSQYANLAYELAMSALNNEYNINMFLYMDATHIPRRGQNPHSFPNVGHKYKKLLKKGADIRVCIRCATARGHACDPHSPYLKGIKITTVYDIPEWVLNSDKVISLG, encoded by the coding sequence ATGAATGAAAAAAAGACCCTCACCATCATACTGACTGAGGGACCATACCGCTCACAATATGCAAATTTAGCTTATGAACTTGCTATGAGTGCTTTAAATAATGAATATAATATTAATATGTTCTTGTATATGGATGCAACCCATATACCTCGAAGGGGGCAAAATCCCCACTCTTTTCCAAATGTGGGTCATAAATATAAGAAATTGTTAAAAAAAGGTGCGGATATAAGGGTTTGCATTAGATGTGCAACTGCACGAGGCCATGCATGTGATCCCCATTCCCCTTATTTAAAAGGAATTAAAATTACCACAGTTTACGACATCCCGGAATGGGTTTTAAACAGTGACAAGGTAATAAGTCTGGGATAA
- a CDS encoding ABC transporter, translated as MRFMVITKWEFKNTLSSKKFLTIFFLQVSVLILMIIFFNSFMGSIEPGKNVALTPSLSGFASMDVVDNENLFRGQLNPDILKIERLNYSIAFNRFNNNKSTGLLLVPSDAFEKIDRQETLNLTLLINYNDPKRSVIKSEVETTSQALSSIITNQWIKEISSENITQPSVEQKEQGEPLPLQIISKVMTAILLFLPLFLFGNMVIDSIVGEKERKTAEILVAMPISHTNIILGKSLAVILTIAVQVFLWMVILLGAGFDIRNAFLVYIVVILTSIPIIGITSIIAAYSKNYKEAGIGISFVYIGVVGYLVVPALAYLSGSVRAASISPMTLVMRLFSGESINTTELLIPIIIIVIVSLLSYIITIQLFKRDDVVFGPRPGIIHLIFEFTGIISLIRFLKGKFV; from the coding sequence ATGCGGTTCATGGTTATAACCAAATGGGAGTTCAAAAATACTCTCTCCAGTAAAAAATTTTTAACCATCTTCTTTCTACAAGTATCTGTACTAATTTTAATGATAATCTTCTTTAACAGTTTTATGGGAAGTATAGAACCTGGAAAAAACGTTGCTTTAACACCCTCCCTTTCTGGTTTTGCGTCCATGGATGTGGTAGATAATGAAAATCTTTTTAGGGGCCAATTAAATCCAGATATCTTAAAAATAGAAAGATTAAACTATTCCATAGCATTCAACCGTTTTAATAATAACAAGAGCACTGGGCTTCTTCTAGTTCCATCTGATGCTTTTGAAAAAATAGATAGGCAAGAAACGTTGAATTTAACCCTCCTAATTAATTATAATGACCCAAAACGAAGTGTGATAAAATCAGAAGTGGAAACTACTTCACAAGCACTTTCCAGTATCATTACTAATCAGTGGATAAAAGAAATAAGTTCAGAAAATATCACTCAACCATCGGTGGAACAAAAAGAGCAGGGTGAACCCTTACCTTTGCAGATTATAAGCAAGGTTATGACAGCCATACTACTATTTTTACCTTTGTTTTTATTTGGTAATATGGTTATAGATAGCATTGTAGGAGAAAAAGAGAGAAAAACTGCTGAAATATTGGTGGCAATGCCTATCTCCCATACCAATATAATTTTAGGAAAAAGCTTAGCTGTCATACTCACCATTGCCGTGCAGGTATTCTTGTGGATGGTTATACTTTTAGGTGCTGGTTTTGATATAAGAAATGCATTTCTAGTTTACATCGTTGTTATTCTAACTTCCATCCCTATTATTGGCATAACCTCAATCATTGCCGCTTATTCAAAAAATTATAAAGAAGCAGGAATTGGCATCAGTTTTGTTTATATTGGGGTAGTAGGTTATCTGGTGGTGCCTGCTCTGGCTTATCTTTCTGGATCCGTTCGCGCTGCAAGTATCTCACCTATGACTCTGGTTATGCGGCTTTTTTCCGGTGAGAGTATCAACACCACCGAATTATTAATACCAATCATAATTATTGTTATTGTAAGTTTGCTTTCCTACATCATAACCATCCAATTATTCAAAAGAGATGACGTGGTTTTTGGACCCAGACCGGGTATAATCCACCTAATATTTGAATTTACAGGCATAATAAGTTTAATAAGATTCTTAAAAGGTAAATTTGTTTAG
- a CDS encoding transcriptional regulator — MKKLLWWLIAGTKGGINRARIIKVLHERPYNANQLSEKLNLDYKTIRHHLKVLIDNKVITSTGEKYATMYFLSGNLEENYDIFTEIWEKLDKKN; from the coding sequence ATGAAAAAACTGTTATGGTGGTTAATAGCCGGTACCAAAGGTGGAATAAACAGGGCTAGAATTATTAAAGTTTTGCATGAACGGCCTTATAATGCTAATCAATTGTCTGAAAAACTAAATCTAGATTATAAAACAATCAGACATCATTTAAAAGTTCTTATAGACAACAAAGTTATTACTTCAACTGGCGAAAAATATGCCACCATGTATTTCCTATCAGGAAACTTGGAAGAAAATTATGATATTTTTACTGAAATCTGGGAAAAATTAGATAAAAAAAATTAG
- a CDS encoding B12-binding domain-containing radical SAM protein, with product MDVVLVNPMDETQVSTKLGLKVPPLNLMYLAAALEKDSAEVNIIDDDLKQKGPNKLANEISKLDPNVVGITATTASINTALNYIDGIKKNLPNVLTVVGGSHATFLPEDTLKECKGLDVVVIGEGEETIVDLTNNYIKNGFKNLNEVKGIAYKNNGVIKRSESRELIKNLDEIPFPARHLLPFESYGTSEDESGGVITSRGCVFNCGYCSSSLIMGKKFRGRSPSNVVDELEELVNKYKIRDIAFLDDTFMLNKRRAQSIANAIKERGLDISFVASSRVDKVDKKLLESLKQSGMATLYYGVESGSQRILNLMRKGITLKQAENAVKTAKNVGVDILTSFILGYPGETPDEMDKTIKFAIKLDADYSQFSVLTPFPGTPVYYELKSKNLLDTEHWNRYTVIHPVIKYEKLGLSKKIIEKKLAKAYLKFYTRPKYILKHPHMLKVFLETVYRSFIIPKFNIGVPKGWYRNLRNTKEN from the coding sequence ATGGATGTTGTACTAGTCAACCCAATGGATGAAACCCAAGTAAGCACTAAATTAGGTTTAAAAGTTCCCCCCCTAAATCTTATGTATCTTGCTGCAGCTTTAGAAAAAGATTCAGCAGAAGTAAATATTATCGATGATGATCTAAAACAAAAAGGACCAAATAAACTGGCTAATGAAATTTCAAAGCTAGATCCTAATGTAGTGGGGATCACCGCTACCACCGCCTCTATAAATACTGCTCTAAACTACATAGATGGCATTAAAAAAAATTTACCTAATGTTCTCACAGTGGTGGGAGGTTCACATGCAACATTTCTACCAGAAGACACTTTAAAGGAGTGTAAAGGGCTTGATGTAGTTGTTATCGGAGAAGGAGAAGAAACAATAGTGGATTTAACAAATAATTATATCAAAAATGGTTTTAAAAACTTAAATGAAGTTAAAGGAATAGCATATAAAAATAATGGTGTTATTAAAAGATCTGAGAGTCGTGAACTTATAAAAAATCTTGATGAAATTCCTTTTCCTGCAAGACATCTTTTACCTTTTGAATCTTATGGAACATCCGAAGATGAATCAGGAGGAGTTATTACTAGTCGAGGATGCGTTTTCAACTGTGGATACTGTTCTTCCTCATTGATAATGGGTAAAAAATTCCGAGGACGTAGCCCCTCCAATGTGGTTGATGAACTAGAAGAACTGGTAAATAAATACAAAATACGGGATATAGCCTTCCTGGATGACACATTCATGTTAAATAAAAGAAGAGCCCAAAGTATAGCCAATGCAATTAAAGAAAGAGGATTAGATATTAGTTTTGTTGCCTCAAGCAGGGTGGACAAAGTAGATAAAAAATTATTAGAAAGTTTAAAACAGTCCGGCATGGCTACACTGTATTATGGGGTTGAATCTGGTTCTCAGCGCATTTTAAATTTGATGAGAAAAGGCATTACATTAAAACAGGCCGAAAATGCTGTTAAAACTGCTAAGAATGTTGGTGTGGATATTTTAACTTCGTTTATCCTAGGTTATCCTGGCGAAACTCCTGATGAAATGGACAAAACAATAAAATTTGCAATTAAGTTAGATGCTGATTACAGCCAATTCTCTGTCCTTACTCCATTTCCTGGAACTCCAGTTTACTATGAACTTAAATCCAAGAATTTACTGGATACTGAACATTGGAATCGTTATACTGTGATCCATCCCGTTATAAAGTATGAAAAGTTAGGTTTGAGTAAAAAAATCATTGAAAAAAAACTGGCTAAAGCTTATTTAAAATTTTATACCAGACCAAAATACATACTCAAACACCCACACATGTTAAAGGTTTTTCTTGAAACAGTATACCGAAGTTTCATCATCCCTAAATTCAATATTGGAGTGCCAAAAGGATGGTATAGAAATTTAAGAAATACCAAGGAAAATTAA
- a CDS encoding ABC transporter ATP-binding protein, which translates to MIEIKSLSKHFGSIKALDNLDLKIKKGELLGLIGPNGAGKTTAIRIISCILKPDHGDVLVDGCSIYNDPLKIKSMIGYLPEEPNLYERFKAYDLLKYFAELYGVPKDEIDPRIKELLELVDMSKRAQHKINTFSKGLRQRIGIARALIHDPKIIIFDEPTMGLDPATSNTIRKFIGSLKGKKTIILCTHYMDEAEALCDRVAILNQGKILDIGTPDYLKSKIHGETILNVKVENVDKIRPADIKNLESVENVRIIGDQVSVSLSSSEEICDIVELFENNILSVNTKEPTLEDVFIQKVK; encoded by the coding sequence ATGATAGAAATTAAATCTTTAAGTAAGCATTTTGGTAGTATAAAAGCTCTGGACAATCTTGATCTTAAAATAAAAAAGGGAGAACTTTTAGGGTTGATAGGACCCAATGGCGCAGGTAAAACAACAGCTATTAGGATTATATCTTGTATTTTAAAACCAGACCATGGCGATGTTCTGGTTGATGGGTGCAGTATTTATAATGATCCTCTAAAAATTAAATCCATGATAGGATACTTACCAGAAGAACCTAATCTTTATGAACGGTTCAAAGCTTATGATTTATTAAAATATTTTGCTGAACTCTACGGAGTACCTAAAGACGAAATCGATCCTCGAATTAAGGAACTCCTGGAACTGGTGGATATGAGTAAAAGGGCCCAGCACAAAATTAACACATTTTCTAAAGGATTGAGGCAGAGAATAGGAATTGCCCGGGCTCTTATTCATGACCCCAAAATCATAATATTCGATGAACCTACCATGGGGCTGGACCCCGCAACTTCTAACACTATTAGAAAATTTATTGGTAGTTTAAAAGGGAAAAAAACCATAATTCTCTGTACACATTATATGGACGAAGCAGAAGCATTATGTGACCGTGTAGCCATATTAAATCAGGGCAAAATACTGGATATTGGGACTCCGGATTATTTGAAATCTAAAATTCATGGCGAAACTATTTTAAATGTAAAAGTTGAAAATGTAGATAAAATTCGACCTGCAGATATAAAAAACTTAGAATCTGTAGAAAATGTAAGGATTATAGGTGACCAAGTAAGTGTATCCCTAAGTTCCAGCGAAGAAATTTGTGATATCGTAGAACTATTCGAAAATAATATATTGTCCGTTAATACTAAAGAACCTACATTAGAAGATGTATTTATTCAAAAAGTTAAATAA
- a CDS encoding zinc-binding protein: MAEKNRIALAACSGMSPYGLIARVASTDTVSESDNLISICMGATSADKEGFRQLIKKYPIIAINGCESNCVNKILQQKDVKVFKTINTLKELDKVNLKPEDVSRLDGVGEKCVEYLKKEIKKTIRECK; this comes from the coding sequence ATGGCAGAAAAAAATAGAATAGCCTTAGCTGCATGTAGTGGAATGAGTCCTTATGGATTAATAGCTCGTGTAGCTTCAACAGACACTGTATCTGAATCAGATAATTTAATATCTATATGTATGGGAGCAACATCAGCAGATAAAGAAGGATTTCGTCAATTAATTAAAAAATATCCCATAATAGCAATAAATGGTTGTGAAAGTAATTGTGTAAATAAAATACTCCAACAAAAAGATGTAAAAGTTTTTAAAACAATTAATACTTTAAAAGAACTAGATAAAGTTAATCTAAAACCGGAAGATGTTTCACGTTTAGATGGAGTTGGAGAAAAGTGTGTTGAATATCTTAAAAAAGAAATCAAAAAAACAATAAGAGAATGTAAATAA
- a CDS encoding membrane-associated Zn-dependent protease, protein MDALWFYAILFVGIWVISLLFHKKLKIEIQGPILRRKTTRMKGFIDNVAQKYSRFWRVFMTIGIPVAVFFMGLMLYSFILILGTLLEPAQAASQVGVLLPGVDVPGSAFYVPLGYGIIALMTVIVIHEFGHGILARVEGVSIKSIGLMLFAILPAAFVEPDEEEIKKSKRISKLRIYAAGSIFNLSLAAIALLIFILSGAAIGSSFHTEGVQISSVVPASPASGILKEGMVIEGINGVNIQNSTDYQKILNKTKPGDELTLKTDQGTYVVKTGTSPNNATKFYIGIRTQNYMVANNDVSSIFGNILPTALFYLNQIFYWIFTLNFLVGTFNLLPMKPLDGGLMFEELLRYKISKKKVKPIVSTMSWVIIVTLAFLMVLVYGRGLLLLL, encoded by the coding sequence ATGGATGCTTTATGGTTTTATGCTATTTTATTCGTTGGAATATGGGTAATATCACTACTATTTCATAAAAAACTTAAAATTGAAATACAAGGGCCTATTTTAAGGCGAAAAACAACAAGAATGAAGGGTTTTATTGACAATGTAGCTCAAAAGTACTCCCGGTTTTGGAGGGTATTTATGACTATTGGAATACCCGTAGCAGTATTTTTCATGGGATTAATGCTTTACTCTTTCATTCTCATATTAGGAACTCTTTTAGAGCCAGCTCAAGCCGCTTCACAAGTGGGTGTTCTTCTTCCAGGGGTTGATGTTCCTGGGTCTGCGTTTTATGTTCCTTTAGGATACGGAATCATTGCTTTAATGACGGTGATAGTGATTCATGAATTTGGACACGGTATACTGGCAAGAGTGGAAGGTGTCAGTATAAAGTCCATAGGACTTATGCTATTTGCTATTTTACCAGCAGCTTTTGTTGAACCTGATGAAGAAGAGATAAAAAAATCTAAAAGGATTTCCAAGCTTAGAATTTATGCTGCAGGATCAATATTTAATTTGAGTTTAGCAGCAATAGCTTTGCTAATTTTTATTCTGAGCGGTGCGGCGATTGGTTCATCTTTCCATACTGAAGGGGTTCAAATTTCCAGTGTTGTTCCTGCCAGTCCTGCCTCAGGCATTCTGAAAGAGGGAATGGTTATAGAGGGAATAAATGGAGTCAATATACAAAATTCTACAGATTATCAGAAAATACTTAATAAAACCAAACCTGGGGATGAACTGACTTTAAAAACAGATCAGGGAACTTATGTTGTGAAAACCGGCACAAGTCCCAATAATGCCACCAAATTCTATATTGGAATACGGACACAAAATTATATGGTGGCAAATAATGATGTTTCCAGTATATTTGGAAATATTCTTCCAACAGCCCTTTTCTATTTAAACCAAATATTTTACTGGATATTCACACTTAATTTTCTGGTTGGAACATTTAATTTGCTCCCAATGAAACCATTAGATGGAGGATTAATGTTCGAGGAACTTTTAAGATATAAAATTTCTAAAAAGAAGGTTAAACCAATAGTTTCAACCATGTCATGGGTTATAATAGTCACACTGGCTTTCCTCATGGTACTAGTTTATGGAAGAGGTCTCTTGTTATTATTATAA
- the dsrH gene encoding sulfurtransferase complex subunit TusB, translating into MRIGFILTKTPSEEGFCTFIKFIKVYIDKEDINVYLLTNGVYCAKRKHLHSDLIQKLLKNCRIFAYLPDLTARGISENQLINGIQVIDSYDEIIVDIMEEMDQILSF; encoded by the coding sequence ATGCGGATCGGATTTATATTAACTAAAACTCCATCGGAAGAAGGTTTTTGTACTTTTATAAAATTTATTAAGGTGTATATCGATAAAGAAGATATAAATGTATACTTATTAACCAATGGAGTTTACTGTGCAAAAAGAAAACATTTACATTCTGATCTAATCCAGAAATTGTTAAAAAATTGTCGGATTTTTGCCTATCTACCTGACTTAACTGCCCGGGGAATATCAGAAAACCAGTTGATAAATGGTATTCAAGTGATTGATAGTTATGATGAGATTATAGTAGACATTATGGAAGAGATGGATCAAATTTTAAGTTTTTGA
- a CDS encoding cation transporter codes for MISWIILLALFLISLLVLIKAADVFVENLVEIGSYLGISQIILGITVAAGGTSLPEFGSAIISVLTGSPDLGVGVVIGSNIWNIAGIIGIAATISCVITTNRDEIRRDGLMVLFTSLILLFFMFLGTINAIAGIILISIYVVYLYVLIQKQRKYSKTHVNNHKTEKKSLNHKIILLTIISFVALIIAARTLVFSAVEIAHLAQIPEMIVGLFGLAIGTSMAELVVTVASARKKMCNLAVGTVLGSNIFNILIGIGIPALFVNIPIEPLSILIDAPVLIIVTIILLFFMRSKMELSRWEGLTLLGIYAAYAIIRIFVLN; via the coding sequence ATGATTTCATGGATTATCCTATTAGCATTATTTCTGATATCTTTGTTAGTCTTAATCAAAGCAGCCGACGTATTTGTGGAGAATCTAGTAGAAATAGGTAGTTATTTGGGAATATCCCAGATAATATTGGGTATTACTGTGGCTGCAGGAGGAACTTCTCTGCCAGAATTTGGATCAGCAATAATCTCTGTTTTAACTGGAAGCCCTGATCTTGGTGTAGGGGTGGTTATAGGGTCTAACATATGGAATATTGCAGGCATTATAGGTATCGCAGCCACAATATCTTGTGTAATAACCACCAATAGAGATGAAATCAGACGCGACGGATTAATGGTTCTATTTACATCATTGATTCTGTTATTTTTTATGTTTCTTGGAACCATCAATGCAATTGCGGGAATAATTCTAATAAGCATCTACGTCGTTTATTTATATGTTTTAATACAAAAACAGCGAAAATACTCTAAAACTCATGTAAATAATCATAAAACCGAGAAAAAGTCTCTAAACCATAAAATTATTTTATTAACCATAATCAGTTTTGTTGCTTTGATAATAGCTGCTAGAACATTGGTTTTCAGTGCAGTGGAAATTGCTCATCTGGCACAGATTCCTGAAATGATTGTGGGATTGTTCGGGCTGGCCATAGGCACCAGCATGGCGGAACTTGTGGTTACAGTTGCTTCTGCCCGAAAAAAAATGTGTAATCTGGCGGTTGGAACAGTTCTGGGCAGCAATATCTTCAATATTTTAATAGGTATAGGAATTCCGGCTCTTTTTGTAAATATTCCCATAGAACCATTATCAATTCTAATAGATGCTCCTGTTTTAATAATTGTAACAATTATTCTTCTTTTCTTTATGAGGAGCAAAATGGAACTGAGCCGATGGGAAGGTTTAACTCTTTTAGGAATTTATGCAGCATATGCAATTATAAGAATATTCGTGCTAAATTGA
- a CDS encoding sulfur reduction protein DsrE: MKSALIIIDKAPYGYEDAFSGFYVAIACLNRDLDADVLLVGDGVYAAMERQESEESIKFPNVGELCYLIFPEGSLFVHENSMLERGIKEKELVEAAEIINDEELYEIIRSKTVETAVIKI; encoded by the coding sequence ATGAAATCTGCATTAATAATTATTGATAAAGCCCCTTATGGCTATGAAGATGCATTCAGTGGTTTTTATGTGGCTATAGCTTGCCTTAACCGGGATTTAGATGCAGACGTCCTTCTTGTAGGTGACGGTGTTTATGCTGCCATGGAAAGACAGGAATCAGAAGAAAGTATTAAGTTTCCAAATGTAGGCGAGCTCTGTTATTTAATATTTCCAGAAGGAAGTCTTTTTGTGCATGAAAATTCCATGTTAGAGAGAGGGATTAAAGAAAAAGAACTGGTAGAAGCTGCAGAAATAATCAATGATGAGGAACTTTATGAAATTATTAGATCTAAAACAGTTGAAACTGCAGTTATAAAGATTTAA